A single region of the Streptomyces sp. NBC_00236 genome encodes:
- a CDS encoding glycoside hydrolase family 18 protein has product MTGLHRPRARLRALAAAACTAALGAALLGVAGTGSAGAAPAAQQAAVPAAAPAAPTAAGSKVVGYFTNWGVYQRNYHVKNIETSGSADKLTHINYAFGNVQGGKCTIGDSYADYEKAYTADQSVDGVADTWDQELRGNFNQLRKLKKLHPELKIIWSFGGWTWSGGFGEAAKNPAAFAESCHGLVEDPRWADVFDGIDIDWEYPNACGLTCDTSGRDAYGNLLSALRTEFGADSLVTSAISADGSEGGKLDAVDYGGASKYVDWYNPMTYDFFGAWDAKGPTAPHSPLSSYTGIPKEGFNSEAAIDKLKARGVPASKMLLGIGFYGRGWTGVTQAAPGGTATGAAPGTYEAGIEDYKVLKNSCPATGTIAGTAYAHCGTNWWSYDTPATIGTKMAYKNQQGLGGTFFWELSGDTTDGELIKAID; this is encoded by the coding sequence GCCGCCCAGCAGGCCGCCGTACCGGCAGCAGCACCGGCCGCCCCCACAGCGGCCGGCAGCAAGGTGGTCGGATACTTCACCAACTGGGGTGTCTACCAGCGCAATTACCACGTCAAGAACATCGAGACCTCGGGCTCGGCCGACAAGCTCACCCACATCAACTACGCCTTCGGCAACGTCCAGGGCGGGAAGTGCACGATCGGCGACTCGTACGCCGACTACGAGAAGGCCTATACGGCCGACCAGTCGGTCGACGGGGTCGCGGACACCTGGGACCAGGAACTGCGCGGCAACTTCAACCAGCTGCGCAAGCTGAAGAAGCTGCACCCGGAGCTCAAGATCATCTGGTCGTTCGGCGGCTGGACCTGGTCCGGCGGGTTCGGCGAGGCGGCCAAGAACCCGGCCGCGTTCGCCGAGTCCTGCCACGGCCTGGTGGAGGATCCGCGCTGGGCCGACGTCTTCGACGGCATCGACATCGACTGGGAGTACCCCAACGCCTGCGGCCTGACCTGCGACACCAGCGGCCGTGACGCGTACGGCAACCTCCTGTCGGCCCTGCGCACCGAGTTCGGCGCGGACAGTCTGGTCACCTCGGCGATCAGCGCTGACGGCTCCGAGGGCGGCAAGCTCGACGCGGTCGACTACGGCGGCGCGTCGAAGTACGTCGACTGGTACAACCCGATGACGTACGACTTCTTCGGCGCCTGGGACGCGAAGGGGCCGACGGCCCCGCACTCCCCGCTGTCGTCCTACACGGGCATCCCGAAGGAGGGCTTCAACAGCGAGGCGGCCATCGACAAGCTGAAGGCGCGGGGCGTCCCGGCCTCCAAGATGCTGCTCGGCATCGGGTTCTACGGCCGCGGCTGGACCGGCGTCACCCAGGCGGCACCGGGCGGCACGGCCACCGGCGCGGCACCGGGTACGTACGAGGCGGGCATCGAGGACTACAAGGTCCTGAAGAACAGCTGCCCCGCCACCGGCACGATCGCCGGCACGGCGTACGCGCACTGCGGCACCAACTGGTGGAGCTACGACACCCCGGCCACCATCGGCACCAAGATGGCGTACAAGAACCAGCAGGGCCTCGGCGGCACCTTCTTCTGGGAGCTCAGCGGTGACACCACCGACGGCGAGCTGATCAAGGCGATCGACTGA
- a CDS encoding SCO1431 family membrane protein gives MTATSAATTTLARRRARTGGPDDGSKLLENVLGWTLVVVVAMFVTQLGLM, from the coding sequence ATGACCGCGACTTCCGCCGCAACCACCACCCTTGCCCGCCGCCGCGCACGGACCGGCGGGCCCGACGACGGCTCCAAGCTGCTGGAGAACGTCCTGGGCTGGACGCTTGTCGTCGTCGTCGCGATGTTCGTCACGCAGCTCGGACTCATGTGA
- a CDS encoding DUF3817 domain-containing protein — MSVRSLRVAAAVEAVSLVVLLANVLTVHAEPVSSLCGPLHGTAYLVAIALTWVAPGAASSGARWTALIPGVGAMFALRRLRGTVHEAVRTPG, encoded by the coding sequence ATGAGCGTGCGTTCCCTGCGGGTCGCGGCCGCCGTCGAGGCCGTCTCCCTCGTCGTCCTGCTGGCCAATGTGCTCACCGTGCACGCCGAGCCGGTCAGCTCGCTCTGCGGACCGCTCCACGGCACGGCCTACCTCGTCGCCATCGCGCTGACCTGGGTCGCTCCGGGCGCGGCTTCGTCGGGTGCCAGGTGGACGGCCCTGATTCCGGGAGTCGGTGCGATGTTCGCCCTGCGACGCCTTCGCGGCACGGTCCATGAGGCTGTCCGCACGCCTGGATAG